The following nucleotide sequence is from Roseivirga sp. BDSF3-8.
TGGGGTGTGATTTAATTTCTTTCAGTACATCGAGTCCATCTACTCTGGGAAGGTTAAGGTCCAGCAGAATCATGTCTGGTAATTCACCGGGTGATTTTACCCTTAAAGCTTCCAGCGCTTCTTCCCCATTAAGATGGGTTTCCAGGTTTATATCGAGGCGGCTATCTAACAGTACCTCTTCCAGCATAGCTATATCTGCTATGCTATCTTCAACCAAAAAAATATTAATCTCCTGCATAGGGGTTAGTTCGATTAAAGGTCTTTGGCAATGGTAAAATAAAAAGTTGTACCCTCGTTCAGGTCAGACTTAACCCAAATCTTCCCACCGTGTTTTTCTACGATTCGCTTGCATATGGACAGCCCAACGCCGGTGCCGGGGTACTCCTGCACGGTGTGTAAGCGACGGAAAATGACAAAGACCTTATCGAAATACTTTTCCTCTATGCCTATACCATTATCTTTTACAAACAGTTCCCAATGGGTATCATTTTCAGTACCCCCAATTTTTACCACCGGGTTAGCGTCTTGCCTGCGGTATTTCATGGCGTTACTAATCAGATTTTGAAATAATTGGTTTAACAATGTGTGATCACCCTTCATCGTAAAAGGCACATCACATTTTATGCGGGCA
It contains:
- a CDS encoding response regulator; amino-acid sequence: MQEINIFLVEDSIADIAMLEEVLLDSRLDINLETHLNGEEALEALRVKSPGELPDMILLDLNLPRVDGLDVLKEIKSHPSLMVIPVVIMSTSSNRDDIIKSYQGHANCFITKPSDFDQFEKVIEAIENFWFSIVKLPKEKNSDQTPT